The following proteins are co-located in the Polystyrenella longa genome:
- a CDS encoding GYF domain-containing protein: MSSWYVKINHHVYGPMSVGDLSRLADEGGIDSDTLIRKGENGKWYPPEKVKGLSIKPPSLESNSGNGQSLNEKNLLVNLNNPNLCPCPDCDHLVSFRAISCPSCGCVLFDESDLEAEDQYSHSGIDFATSHDISGDGIPDLHVFHNTEQIREAIYDFREAIGIPDDETQWKSLKKWGWLFTIGCFIIGFVIAQVMTSGGPMEEDAFVMGLIGGTGIAFVPLIMTIIAMNID; the protein is encoded by the coding sequence ATGTCTTCGTGGTACGTAAAAATCAATCATCATGTTTACGGGCCTATGTCCGTTGGTGACCTAAGTCGGTTGGCTGATGAAGGGGGGATCGACAGCGATACGCTGATTCGCAAGGGAGAAAACGGGAAATGGTACCCCCCAGAAAAAGTGAAGGGTCTTTCGATAAAGCCGCCTTCTCTCGAATCGAATTCCGGGAACGGTCAATCGCTGAATGAAAAGAATCTGCTGGTTAACCTAAACAATCCGAATCTATGTCCCTGCCCTGATTGCGACCATTTAGTGTCCTTTAGAGCTATTTCTTGCCCTTCTTGTGGTTGCGTACTGTTCGACGAATCTGATTTGGAAGCAGAAGATCAATACTCTCACTCCGGCATCGATTTCGCCACATCGCACGACATAAGTGGTGATGGTATACCGGATTTACATGTATTTCATAATACAGAGCAAATTCGGGAAGCAATCTATGATTTTCGGGAGGCTATAGGCATTCCCGATGACGAAACTCAATGGAAATCACTCAAAAAGTGGGGATGGCTGTTTACTATCGGGTGCTTCATTATAGGTTTCGTTATTGCACAGGTAATGACATCGGGCGGTCCAATGGAAGAAGACGCCTTCGTGATGGGCCTTATTGGTGGGACGGGAATCGCCTTCGTCCCACTCATTATGACTATCATTGCAATGAATATAGATTGA